The following are encoded together in the Gasterosteus aculeatus chromosome 7, fGasAcu3.hap1.1, whole genome shotgun sequence genome:
- the eral1 gene encoding GTPase Era, mitochondrial: MALRVCGRLLRDGAVLSRLAAPEDRASRLLAAGRATCGRGGAAGCIFTPACFITSEAFLNRLIKGKAAEEDGALYRLPASVPPDSGEQMSLLLRHPDQPDNPKVLKVAVIGAPNAGKSTLSNQLLGIKVFAVSKKVHTTRSRAMGVLTEDDTQIILLDTPGLTSVSKVKRHQLEKSLLTDPWNTVKEADLMVVLVDVSDRWMCSRLDFEVLKCLAQHPDIPAILVLNKVDKVKAKDRLLSITAELTCGVVNGRRMRVKPAIKPPWAERREEKDFSESPADDDGTEGPADSAGGHRGSDGPDSALSREQLKALSSQRGWPLFKDIFMLSAVDREDVETLKKYFMAGAKPGPWQYHSEVLTDQSPEEVLSNTIREKLLEYLPQEVPYSMTQSIELWQDGENSELDIWVKLYAKKDTHMRMVIGTAGQMVARIAQEASEDLTRVFLREVKLKLTVKLRK; the protein is encoded by the exons ATGGCTCTCAGAGTGTGCGGTCGCCTCCTCCGAGACGGCGCCGTCCTCTCCCGGCTGGCGGCCCCGGAGGACCGGGCGTCACGGCTCCTCGCGGCGG GAAGGGCGACCTGCGGCCGAGGGGGGGCGGCCGGATGCATCTTCACTCCGGCTTGTTTCATTACATCAGAAGCGTTTCTCAACAGGCTGATTAAAGGCAAAGCAGCCGAGGAAGACGGCGCTCTCTACCGCCTTCCAGCCTCGGTTCCGCCGGACAGCG gcgAACAAATGTCTTTGTTACTGAGACATCCAGATCAACCTGACAACCCAAAGGTTTTGAAAGTGGCCGTTATTGGCGCCCCAAATGCTGGGAAGTCCACACTGTCCAATCAGCTCCTTGGCATAAAG GTGTTTGCTGTATCCAAGAAAGTGCACACAACGCGGTCCCGAGCCATGGGCGTCCTAACCGAGGATGACACGCAGATC ATTTTACTGGACACTCCCGGTCTCACCTCTGTATCGAAGGTCAAAAG ACACCAGCTGGAGAAGTCTCTGCTCACGGATCCCTGGAACACGGTCAAAGAAGCCGACCTTA TGGTGGTCCTGGTGGATGTATCGGACAGATGGATGTGCAGCAGGCTCGACTTCGAGGTGCTCAAATGCTTGGCCCAGCACCCTGACATCCCTGCTATCCTGGTGCTCAATAAG GTTGACAAGGTCAAGGCCAAGGACCGGCTGCTGAGCATCACGGCCGAGCTGACGTGCGGAGTGGTGAACGGACGGCGAATGCGCGTCAAGCCGGCGATCAAGCCACCGTGGgctgaaagaagagaagagaaggattTTTCGGAGTCACCGGCTGACGATGACGGCACGGAGGGGCCCGCCGATAGCGCGGGGGGTCACCGGGGCAGCGACGGGCCGGACTCTGCGCTGAGCCGAGAGCAGCTGAAGGCGCTGAGTAGCCAGCGGGGCTGGCCTCTCTTCAAGGACATCTTCATGCTCTCCGCTGTGGACAGAGAGGACGTGGAGACGCTGAAG AAATACTTCATGGCCGGGGCCAAACCAGGACCGTGGCAGTACCACAGTGAGGTCCTGACCGACCAGAGTCCAGAGGAGGTCCTCAGCAACACCATCAGGGAGAAGCTGCTGGAGTACCTGCCCCAGGAAGTGCCCTATTCAATGACACAG TCAATTGAACTCTGGCAAGATGGAGAAAACAGCGAGCTGGACATTTGGGTGAAactttatgcaaagaaagacacTCACATG AGGATGGTGATCGGCACAGCCGGCCAGATGGTAGCACGCATCGCCCAGGAGGCGAGTGAGGACCTGACCCGTGTCTTCCTGAGGGAAGTGAAGCTGAAGCTTACAGTCAAGCTGAGGAAGTGA